ATCGGTATGCCCAGGCCGCGCCACAAGGCATCGCGGCGCGCACGTACGATCTTCATCGTCAGGTGCTTGTACGAGTCCTTCAGATCCATCAGGTGCGACAGCGCGAAGAACCCCATCTGCACCTGCTGCGGCAAGGACAGGCCCGCGGTGTGGTTCAGCGCGACGTTGCGGCTGTCGGCCACCAGCCGGTCTATGAACTTGAGCTTTTCGGGCTCCATCGTCATGGCGCCGTAGCGCTTGTTCAGGCGCTGTTTCCAGGACGCGGGCAGTTCGGCGATGCGGCGGTCCATGGTGTTCTTTTCATGGGTCGCGATCACGCCCAGGCGCCATCCCGTGCAGCCGAAGTTCTTCGAGAACGAGTACACGCATATGGTGTTGTGCGGCACTTCGGCCATCAGCGAGCGGAAGTTCGGCACGAAGGTGCCGTACACGTCGTCCGTCACCAGCACCAGATCCGGGTTCTTGCGGATGAGGCGCACGATCTGCTTCATCTCGACCGGGCTGAACGCCACCGACGGCGGATTGCTGGGGTTGACCGTGACCGCCAGCTTGATCTTGGGATTTTCCAGCTTGGCGATTTCAGACGCCGGATAGTGCCAATCATGGGTGCCGTCGGCCCGCAGGCTGCTGGCGTTGATCGGCACGATCTTGAACTGGAAGCGCTCCAGATGCGAGATCTCGATATAGGGCGTGAAGGTCGGCAGGAACAGCGCGATGGTGTCGCCCTGCTTGAGCAGGCCGTTCTGCATCAGCGAATCGAAGATGTAGCACATGGCCGCCGTGCCGCCTTCGACCGGGAACAGGTCGAACTTGCCCTTGGGCGGACGGCCGTCGCACATTTCCTTGATCAGGTAGTCGTGCACGATCTGTTCAAGATGGACCAGCGCGCGCGGCGGCACGGGATAGTTGTCGCCGATGATGCTGTCCGTCAGCTCATGGACCCACGCGTCGGGGTCGAAACCCTTGACCTTGACGCCATACTCCAGCACGCCGACCAGGAAATCGTAGCCGTCCATGCCTTTGTGCTTGGCCAGGAACTTGCGCATCCGGTCGGCGCAGCCCTTCTTGGCCGGCATGCCTGCCAGGATGGACTCGTCGCGCACGCGGCGCGCTTCCTTCATTGCGAACTGGCCCATCAGGAAGAAGGCGTCGCGCGGTTCGGTGGCGATCCAGTTCGGGTTGCCGCGGCCCGCGTTCAACATGGTGATGGCGGCGGTGTGCTGGTTGTCCTTGGCCAGCGTGATCAGATAGTCCTTGAGTTCAAACGGAGAAAGCTGTTCGAGGTCGCGCTGGCGCGAGCGGGTGGTTTTCAAGGCCGAAGCCAGGCTGACGGTAAGAGGCGTGGTGGAAGCCATTGTTCAGTACTCCTGGTTTGCATGGTGACAGGCGCTGGACGTCGCCGGCCGGGCCGGCGCGCTTGCAAAACGCCCCGCAA
The sequence above is drawn from the Achromobacter xylosoxidans genome and encodes:
- a CDS encoding bifunctional aspartate transaminase/aspartate 4-decarboxylase, encoding MASTTPLTVSLASALKTTRSRQRDLEQLSPFELKDYLITLAKDNQHTAAITMLNAGRGNPNWIATEPRDAFFLMGQFAMKEARRVRDESILAGMPAKKGCADRMRKFLAKHKGMDGYDFLVGVLEYGVKVKGFDPDAWVHELTDSIIGDNYPVPPRALVHLEQIVHDYLIKEMCDGRPPKGKFDLFPVEGGTAAMCYIFDSLMQNGLLKQGDTIALFLPTFTPYIEISHLERFQFKIVPINASSLRADGTHDWHYPASEIAKLENPKIKLAVTVNPSNPPSVAFSPVEMKQIVRLIRKNPDLVLVTDDVYGTFVPNFRSLMAEVPHNTICVYSFSKNFGCTGWRLGVIATHEKNTMDRRIAELPASWKQRLNKRYGAMTMEPEKLKFIDRLVADSRNVALNHTAGLSLPQQVQMGFFALSHLMDLKDSYKHLTMKIVRARRDALWRGLGIPMPPEDPMRAWYYVELDFMVWAKITYGDAFCKYMMSNYEPVDFLFRLAEKSGVVLMDGGGFGGPPWSIRVSLANLDDGDYAKIGKHMVEAATEYVEAWKAGELVRSGPKAGKGQTVKASAAKRSAGKTAAAKKAVKKAVKKAGTAAKSAKKAAARK